The Acidimicrobiia bacterium genome includes the window GACCTTGCGGACGTCGCTCATCTCCAGAGCAGGCATGGGATCTGTTCCTCCTACACCCCCGACCCGAGGGCCGAGGCGGGATCGATGCGGATGATGCGGCGCAGCGACACGATCGCGCCGAGGATCGACGTGACGACGACGGCGCCGGCGGTGAACACGGCACGGCTGACCTCGAACTGGACCGGCACGGCGGCGGGCACCACCTGCGCGAGGCCGAACGTGAGCACACCACCGACGACGAAGGCGCCGAGGGCGACGGCGACCGACTGCACGATGACGCCGAGCACGATCGTGCGGGTCCTCGCCCCGACCGCCTTCAGGACGGCGTAGAGACCGAGGCGCTCCAGGGTCAACAGCGCGAAGAACAGCGCCACGACGAGGCCGACGACGAACAGCGTCACGCCGATGACGGCGGCGAACGTCGAGTTCTGCTCGGAGATGCCGGGAATGGCGAACACGGCCTCGTTCTGGCTCAGGGTCTGGGTCGTGCCGGTGGCGTCGTCGATGTCGGCGCGCACGACCTCGGGGTCGGCGCCGGATGCGGTCGTGGCCGTGAGCACCTGGAACTCGTCGTCGGCCACGACGGCGTCGGGTCGGTTGGCGTTCTGGACCTCCCGCCACGTGCCGGGCTCCACCCACAGCCCGTACTGGAGCAGGTAGTTGGCGTCGTCGACCCAGCCGACGATCTCGAGAGGCACCTCGGCGGGACCGACGAGAACGGTGTCGCCCACGTCGGCGCCGAGGTCGTCGAGGTCACGGTCGGCGTAGGTCTCACCGGGAGCGGGTGGTTCGGGCAACGTGTCGGTGGCGCGTTCGTAGCCGATGACGGCGGCGTTCTCGATGTCGTCGCTGTCGGGGATGTCGGCGCCGAGCAGCGACAGACCGAGCCCACCCGTCGACTCGACGCCGTCGACGGCCTCCACCTCGGCGCGGGTGGGGGCGTCGATGGTGGAGCGCAGGAACGACTCGCGGGCGTCGTCGGAGAACACGATGGCGTCGGTGTCCTGCGCGCGGATGGCGCCGCTGGAGTTGAGGAACAGCCCGTCGAGCAGAGCCCCGAGGAACAACAGCAGCAGCACGAGCAGGGCCAGCGCGCCGCCGACGACGACGAAGCGCCCGGGGCGGCGGATGAGCTCACGCACGGCGATGCGCATCAGATCTCCCGGCCCGAATCCAGCGTGGCGCGCAGCGGGTCGATCTTCAGCACGCGCCGGATCGATGCGAGCCCGCCCAGCAGCGAGATGACGGCCAGCCCGATGACCGTGAACACGGCGGTTCTCACGTCGAGGTCGACGGCGACATCACCGGTGCTCACCGACCCGACGAGTGTCACCAGGGCGAACCCGATGGCGATCCCCGCACCCAGGACGAGGCCGATCTGCACGAGCAGGTTGCGCACGAGGTAGCGGCTGGGTGCGCCGACGGCGCGGAGCAGCGTGAGGGCCTTGGCCTTCTGCACGGTGAGGATGAGGAAGAAGAAGCCGACCACGAGCGCCACGACGAGGAAGGCGAGCAGGAGGATGATGCCGAAGCTCTGGTTGACGCCCTGCACACCCGGGCTCCCGTCGACCGCCTCCTGGCGGGTGAGGGCTTCGGTGCCGGACACCTCGGCGTCGATGCGGTCGGTGAGCTCGTCGGTGCCGACACCGCCGGCGGGCTCGACAGCCACGAGCGAGGGCAGGACGACCTGGGCGTCGGGGTTGACGGCACGTTTGGCCGCTTCGAACGTGTCGTAGCTCACGAACACGGTCGGAGCGACGCTGAAGCGCAGGTTGTCGCCGGTGCCGACGATCTCGATGCGGGGCCCGTCGGTGTCGCCGGCACCGACGATCTCGACCGTGTCGCCCACGGCGAAGCCCTTGTCGGCGTCGGCCGACGACGCCACACCCTCGTTCGGGCCCTCGGGCAGGCGGCCGTCGCTCAGCGTCAGCGGCTCACCGAGCCCACCGAGCTCGTAGCCGAAGAGAACGGCGTCCTGCGTTTCGTCGCCGGCATCCACGGTGTAGGTGTCCTCGCCGATGGGCCCCGACTCGGCGACACCGTCGACGTCGGCGACGGCATCGACCTGGTCGGGGGTGAGAAAGCTCCCCTCGACGTTGCTTCGCGCCTGGTCGTTGAAGACGAGCACGGGCGAGTTCTGGTTGTCGACGGCGCCGATGAAGTTGGTGACGAGCCCGCCGAGCAGGCCCTGCTGGAAGAGGATGAGGAACACGAGGAGGCCCACGGCGCCGGTGAGGAGCCCGAAGCGGATCTTGGCGCGCAGGATCTCGCGCAGTGCGAGAAGCATGGCCGGCGCATCCTATGTGTGGTGCCGCTCGTCAGCGGCAACGCCGACGGAGCGGCGTTGCACATCTACCGCCCCGCGCACCGGCCGGCCTTGAAAGGGCGATCACGTCGGAGGTCACCCAGCTCCTGCGCCAACCGCGGGGCTGGGGCATCGCGCGCTTGTCATCCATCCGGCAGCCGAGGAGCGCCGGACAGACCGGTAGCCGACGCTGTCGTTGCGGGCGTGGTCATTGCATGCTGCCAAGAGGAGCATCGCTGCGAACGACCGTGCCAGGAGCCGGACGGCTCGACCACGGGACAAGAGGCAGTCGCGCGCAGGCTCCGCGATGAGAGCCCCGCTGCGGCTACCTCACCGTCGACGCGACCCTTCGGGCCACCGCAGCGCAGCGTTGGGCGCGCTCCACGGCCTTGGCCGCAACCGACGGCGCCACGCCATCCGGATCGTACTCGGCCTTCGTCTTGAGAGGGAGGAGTCGACGGAGGTCGCGCTCCACGTCTGCCCCGTCGGTACCTGCCTCGCGGAGGAGAGTGAGCACGTGATCGTGGTCGTCTCCTGCCGCCCGCCGACCAAGGCGGGCCCCGCACACGGCGTCGGCTGCGTTGATGCCGGCGTGGACGGCGAGACTCGTGGCAGCGACGTTCCGGCTCGCTGCCAGGTCGCTGGCAGCAGCCTCGGCGAACTCTTCGGACTTACCTGCGTAGGAGCGGACCTGGGAGGCCGACACCCGCGTGGCGCGACCAGGTCTAGGCATGGAGGACTGT containing:
- a CDS encoding ABC transporter permease, whose product is MLLALREILRAKIRFGLLTGAVGLLVFLILFQQGLLGGLVTNFIGAVDNQNSPVLVFNDQARSNVEGSFLTPDQVDAVADVDGVAESGPIGEDTYTVDAGDETQDAVLFGYELGGLGEPLTLSDGRLPEGPNEGVASSADADKGFAVGDTVEIVGAGDTDGPRIEIVGTGDNLRFSVAPTVFVSYDTFEAAKRAVNPDAQVVLPSLVAVEPAGGVGTDELTDRIDAEVSGTEALTRQEAVDGSPGVQGVNQSFGIILLLAFLVVALVVGFFFLILTVQKAKALTLLRAVGAPSRYLVRNLLVQIGLVLGAGIAIGFALVTLVGSVSTGDVAVDLDVRTAVFTVIGLAVISLLGGLASIRRVLKIDPLRATLDSGREI
- a CDS encoding ABC transporter permease, giving the protein MRIAVRELIRRPGRFVVVGGALALLVLLLLFLGALLDGLFLNSSGAIRAQDTDAIVFSDDARESFLRSTIDAPTRAEVEAVDGVESTGGLGLSLLGADIPDSDDIENAAVIGYERATDTLPEPPAPGETYADRDLDDLGADVGDTVLVGPAEVPLEIVGWVDDANYLLQYGLWVEPGTWREVQNANRPDAVVADDEFQVLTATTASGADPEVVRADIDDATGTTQTLSQNEAVFAIPGISEQNSTFAAVIGVTLFVVGLVVALFFALLTLERLGLYAVLKAVGARTRTIVLGVIVQSVAVALGAFVVGGVLTFGLAQVVPAAVPVQFEVSRAVFTAGAVVVTSILGAIVSLRRIIRIDPASALGSGV
- a CDS encoding DNA-binding protein — its product is MPRPGRATRVSASQVRSYAGKSEEFAEAAASDLAASRNVAATSLAVHAGINAADAVCGARLGRRAAGDDHDHVLTLLREAGTDGADVERDLRRLLPLKTKAEYDPDGVAPSVAAKAVERAQRCAAVARRVASTVR